From bacterium, a single genomic window includes:
- a CDS encoding serine/threonine protein kinase encodes MKSDTIVSIMGLEKENKFKEMPNDGIGALGTVFALIVGFFGVIAFFVSLMVNIDENPAAAMLGGIVLLLFAATYIYFTRIRQKKGATDSANVKRLEDRMENLEALICRLDRELNQQLEQSLMLTKPGQFQGGMSQMQTSLLSVTSALEERFQILRELGHGGMGVVLQAYDKQLKEQVAIKVLSPLVGRNPEAIERLRREVSAARRVTHPNVIRIHDVSEAGGLSYISMEYFEGVNLKEYIRQNGPLSIVRAFQIMDQIADGLEEAHRNGVIHRDLKSQNVIINRANQIKIIDFGLARSQHLDGMTATGLIMGTPEYMSPEQVAGKSVDERSDIYAFGIILYELLTGRVPFTGESAISIGFKQIKDDPPTPRTFNPGIPEELERVILKALNKDPLERYHSCSELKQELQRAMQSPVRFVPPASSRQDIAELEVSGRQDAGVTKR; translated from the coding sequence ATGAAGAGTGATACCATAGTCTCAATCATGGGATTGGAGAAAGAGAACAAGTTCAAGGAAATGCCGAACGATGGCATTGGCGCGCTCGGAACCGTGTTTGCGCTGATCGTTGGATTTTTTGGTGTAATCGCGTTTTTTGTTTCCCTGATGGTAAATATCGATGAAAACCCGGCCGCGGCAATGCTGGGTGGTATTGTTCTATTGCTGTTTGCTGCTACTTACATTTATTTCACGCGGATCCGTCAAAAGAAAGGTGCAACAGACTCCGCCAATGTTAAACGGCTGGAAGACCGCATGGAAAATCTCGAAGCGCTCATCTGCAGACTGGACCGTGAGTTAAACCAGCAGCTGGAACAATCGCTTATGCTGACGAAGCCCGGCCAATTCCAGGGTGGCATGAGTCAAATGCAGACTTCTCTGCTGAGCGTTACTTCCGCGCTGGAAGAACGTTTTCAGATACTTCGTGAACTGGGACACGGCGGGATGGGCGTTGTGTTGCAGGCTTACGACAAACAGTTGAAGGAGCAGGTTGCCATCAAGGTTCTTTCGCCACTTGTCGGACGCAACCCGGAAGCCATTGAGCGGCTTAGAAGAGAAGTGTCCGCTGCGCGAAGAGTCACGCATCCGAATGTGATTCGAATTCATGACGTTTCAGAAGCGGGCGGTCTTTCTTATATTTCCATGGAATATTTCGAAGGTGTGAACTTGAAAGAGTATATTCGCCAGAACGGTCCGCTTTCCATTGTGCGTGCTTTCCAAATCATGGATCAGATTGCGGATGGATTGGAGGAAGCGCACAGGAACGGAGTGATCCATCGCGATTTAAAGTCACAAAACGTAATCATCAATCGCGCAAATCAAATCAAAATCATCGACTTTGGACTTGCGCGAAGCCAGCATCTGGATGGCATGACCGCAACCGGTTTGATTATGGGCACACCGGAATACATGTCACCTGAGCAGGTTGCAGGAAAGAGTGTAGATGAACGATCCGATATTTACGCGTTCGGCATCATTTTATATGAGCTTCTCACCGGACGGGTTCCTTTCACTGGGGAGTCCGCGATTTCGATTGGTTTCAAACAAATCAAGGATGATCCGCCAACGCCACGCACTTTCAACCCCGGGATCCCGGAAGAACTGGAACGGGTCATCCTGAAAGCGCTGAACAAGGATCCGCTGGAGCGCTATCACAGCTGTTCCGAGTTGAAGCAGGAGCTGCAAAGAGCTATGCAGAGTCCAGTGCGCTTTGTACCGCCGGCTTCCAGCCGGCAAGACATAGCAGAGCTCGAAGTTTCCGGCCGGCAGGATGCCGGCGTTACAAAGCGCTAA
- a CDS encoding PaaI family thioesterase codes for MATMLEIALKIVRGEIPRPPVSELIGFKLESIETGRAVVTLEADERHRNPMGTLHGGVLCDIADAAMGMAYASSLSEGETFTTLELKINFLKPVWNASLRAEGNVVRQGRTVGLVECTIMDAKGSLVAKASSTCMTLRGEQARGR; via the coding sequence ATGGCAACGATGCTGGAGATAGCGCTGAAAATAGTGAGGGGGGAAATACCACGACCCCCCGTATCAGAGCTGATCGGTTTCAAACTCGAATCCATTGAGACAGGTCGCGCGGTAGTTACGCTGGAAGCGGATGAGCGCCACAGGAATCCGATGGGAACGCTCCATGGCGGAGTTCTGTGCGATATTGCTGATGCCGCCATGGGCATGGCCTATGCGAGTTCACTGAGTGAAGGCGAAACTTTCACCACACTGGAGCTGAAGATCAACTTCCTGAAACCGGTCTGGAACGCTTCTTTGCGAGCCGAAGGGAATGTGGTTCGTCAAGGCCGCACGGTTGGACTGGTGGAATGCACCATCATGGATGCTAAAGGAAGTCTGGTCGCGAAAGCAAGCTCAACCTGCATGACTCTGCGAGGCGAACAAGCCCGCGGCCGCTGA
- a CDS encoding TlpA family protein disulfide reductase — MISFPQCSKPNLPQVGQQAPEFTLKNLKGEKVKLQVLTQKGMVLVNFAASWCAPCKQEAARLNWIHQRGLTVVSIFVEDPAPAVISFMKKHNVQYPVLLDSEGRVARRYGFIDFPTNILINEQGKIHFLKTGIIDEKMVAAIMK, encoded by the coding sequence TTGATCAGTTTCCCTCAATGTTCCAAACCGAATCTTCCTCAGGTTGGACAGCAAGCGCCCGAATTCACTCTAAAAAATCTAAAGGGTGAGAAAGTCAAACTTCAGGTCCTGACGCAAAAGGGAATGGTTCTTGTGAATTTCGCTGCCTCCTGGTGTGCTCCGTGTAAGCAAGAAGCTGCAAGGCTAAATTGGATTCATCAGCGCGGACTAACAGTGGTTAGCATTTTCGTAGAGGATCCGGCGCCCGCGGTGATTTCATTTATGAAAAAGCACAATGTTCAGTATCCGGTCCTGTTGGATTCCGAAGGCCGCGTTGCGAGACGATATGGGTTCATCGATTTTCCAACGAACATCCTGATCAACGAGCAGGGCAAAATTCATTTTCTGAAAACCGGAATCATCGATGAAAAAATGGTGGCAGCGATAATGAAATGA
- a CDS encoding TetR/AcrR family transcriptional regulator — MTVTERRAREKEARRSQILDAARELFFDKGFEGTTVEDIADRSELSKGTIYLYFPSKEEVYVSIMLEGSTILYEMLKEAASVDLPADDVLRRMGHAYYRFYREYTGYFRMLFLYYYSSLEIHKKISTELCRRCDERAMQSINLAAEMIQRGVDQGLFKPCNSLDFAILSWTCQNGIILLGEKGEDRHLNLPTSSEKLHELFLESMIVSLKAGSSN, encoded by the coding sequence ATGACTGTCACAGAACGACGCGCTCGCGAAAAGGAAGCGCGAAGAAGCCAGATTCTGGATGCTGCTCGCGAACTTTTCTTTGACAAAGGTTTTGAAGGGACGACTGTTGAGGATATCGCTGATCGATCCGAGCTTTCCAAAGGAACCATTTACCTTTATTTCCCAAGTAAAGAGGAAGTTTATGTATCCATCATGCTCGAAGGTTCAACAATTCTTTACGAAATGCTCAAAGAAGCTGCCTCAGTAGATCTTCCCGCAGACGATGTACTGCGACGCATGGGTCACGCTTATTACCGTTTTTATCGCGAATACACAGGATATTTCCGGATGCTCTTTCTTTACTATTATTCTTCGCTGGAAATCCACAAGAAAATTTCAACTGAGCTATGCAGGCGCTGCGATGAAAGAGCAATGCAATCGATTAACCTGGCCGCTGAGATGATTCAAAGAGGTGTCGACCAGGGCCTTTTCAAACCATGCAATTCTCTTGATTTCGCAATTCTTAGCTGGACCTGTCAGAATGGGATTATCTTGTTAGGAGAGAAAGGGGAGGATCGGCATTTGAATTTGCCGACTTCTTCTGAAAAGCTTCACGAATTGTTTCTGGAGTCCATGATCGTTTCGTTGAAGGCCGGAAGCTCAAACTGA
- the nrfD gene encoding polysulfide reductase NrfD, whose translation MDHQEPLEQKPKEVPIIAPGYTFASITDKISSIVLTKKTPLAWFIGFGVVFLLTMALLYSITVELFKGVGIWGVNIPVGWGFDIVNFVWWIGIGHAGTLISAILLLLRQEWRTSINRFAEAMTLFAVACAGLFPLMHLGRPWLFYWLYPYPNTMGIQPNFRSPLVWDVFAITTYLTVSFLFWFVGLIPDLATLRDRAKHRASQILYGILAMGWRGSARHWHRYETAYLLLAGLSTPLVVSVHTIVSFDFATGIIPGWHTTIFPPYFVAGAIYSGFAMVVTLAIPIRAMYGLQGFITMRHLQNMAKVMLATGLIVAYGYMMETFMAWYSGNEYEEFMIMNRFKGPYASMYWSLIVCNVVIPQLLWFPKIRGNVISLFIISIIVNIGMWLERYVIIVVSLHRDFLPSSWGMYSGTKYDWSFYVGTIGLFLTLLFLFIRVLPMISIFEMRTLVPEAEVREEK comes from the coding sequence ATGGATCATCAAGAACCGCTAGAACAGAAACCCAAAGAAGTACCCATCATTGCGCCGGGCTACACATTTGCTTCGATCACAGACAAAATCAGCTCGATTGTACTGACCAAGAAAACGCCTCTCGCATGGTTCATTGGTTTTGGAGTCGTATTCCTGCTTACCATGGCATTGTTGTATTCGATCACTGTCGAGCTCTTTAAGGGAGTTGGAATCTGGGGCGTCAACATTCCTGTAGGTTGGGGATTCGACATCGTTAATTTCGTTTGGTGGATCGGAATCGGACACGCTGGAACTTTGATTTCTGCAATCCTTTTGCTGTTAAGGCAGGAATGGCGCACATCGATCAACCGCTTCGCAGAAGCCATGACTCTTTTCGCGGTCGCTTGCGCCGGACTCTTTCCATTAATGCACCTTGGGCGACCCTGGCTTTTTTACTGGCTGTATCCCTACCCGAACACTATGGGAATTCAGCCTAATTTCCGCAGCCCGCTTGTGTGGGATGTTTTTGCAATCACAACTTATTTGACAGTCTCGTTTCTATTCTGGTTCGTCGGATTGATTCCTGATCTTGCTACGCTGCGAGATCGCGCAAAACATCGCGCATCACAAATCCTTTACGGAATTCTCGCAATGGGATGGCGAGGTTCGGCGCGGCACTGGCATCGTTATGAAACGGCTTATCTCTTGCTCGCCGGTTTGTCCACACCACTCGTTGTATCCGTGCACACAATTGTTAGTTTCGATTTTGCCACAGGCATCATACCCGGATGGCACACAACAATTTTCCCGCCATACTTTGTCGCGGGTGCGATCTATTCCGGCTTTGCGATGGTCGTAACGCTGGCGATTCCGATACGCGCCATGTACGGGCTGCAGGGTTTCATCACAATGCGCCATTTGCAAAACATGGCGAAGGTTATGCTGGCCACAGGCTTGATAGTAGCGTACGGCTACATGATGGAGACTTTCATGGCGTGGTACAGCGGTAATGAATACGAAGAATTCATGATCATGAACCGGTTCAAAGGCCCCTATGCTTCGATGTACTGGTCTTTGATCGTTTGTAATGTGGTCATCCCTCAACTGCTCTGGTTCCCTAAAATTCGCGGAAACGTCATTTCTCTATTTATTATTTCGATCATTGTGAATATCGGAATGTGGCTGGAACGATACGTGATCATTGTGGTGAGTTTGCATAGAGATTTTCTACCCTCTTCCTGGGGTATGTATTCCGGCACGAAATACGATTGGTCCTTCTATGTTGGCACCATCGGACTCTTCCTGACGTTGTTGTTCCTCTTTATACGCGTGTTGCCCATGATTTCCATTTTTGAAATGAGAACGCTGGTTCCGGAAGCGGAAGTGCGCGAGGAAAAATGA
- a CDS encoding DUF3341 domain-containing protein, producing MKQHSLYGLAAEFDDPTSLVHAARRAYEAGYRRMDAYSPFPIEELSEAIGFHHSRLPLLVLIGGILGCLGGFFLQYYIAVLYYPINIGGKPFNSWPAFIPVTFECTVLLAALTAVFGMLALNGLPEPYHPLFNVKRFALATRDRFFLCIESRDPKFDPDKTRQFLDSLAPREVSEVEP from the coding sequence ATGAAACAACATTCGCTCTATGGATTGGCGGCGGAATTTGATGATCCCACGAGTCTCGTTCACGCAGCCCGGCGAGCGTATGAAGCGGGTTATCGCAGAATGGATGCCTATTCGCCGTTCCCTATTGAGGAACTTTCGGAAGCAATCGGTTTTCATCACTCGCGCTTACCTCTACTTGTATTGATCGGCGGAATTCTAGGGTGTCTGGGCGGATTTTTTCTGCAGTACTACATCGCGGTCCTTTATTACCCGATCAACATTGGAGGCAAACCATTTAACAGCTGGCCTGCTTTTATTCCTGTTACGTTTGAGTGCACCGTTCTGCTGGCTGCCCTCACCGCGGTCTTTGGTATGCTCGCCTTGAACGGACTTCCGGAACCTTATCACCCGCTCTTTAATGTGAAACGTTTTGCTCTGGCGACCCGGGACCGGTTCTTTTTGTGCATCGAATCCAGAGACCCCAAATTTGATCCGGATAAGACAAGACAATTCCTGGATAGTCTCGCTCCACGGGAAGTCTCAGAAGTAGAACCTTAA
- a CDS encoding Arc family DNA-binding protein — protein MPALNLKGVPAKLYSKLKKSAHENRRSLNNEAIFRLEQAYGFRRQDSSSSVRRKSKAKKS, from the coding sequence ATGCCGGCATTAAATCTGAAAGGGGTTCCTGCGAAACTGTATTCGAAACTCAAGAAAAGCGCTCACGAGAACAGGCGCAGCCTGAACAATGAAGCGATCTTTCGCCTGGAACAGGCTTATGGCTTCCGCAGGCAAGACTCCTCTTCCTCTGTACGCAGGAAATCAAAAGCGAAGAAATCCTAA
- a CDS encoding methyltransferase domain-containing protein, which translates to MNPGLENNHTSIYYYDSDYPSPFDTLFPENFDAITEYQGLAFDIERYRELAKITGGPVLELCCGTGRVAIPLARDGFGITGVDISPAMLQKFKIALENEEAAVRSRVTLVEQDITRLSLTEKRFKTCIIAFNSLLCIPDFEQQCAVLHSAASHLAADGRLLIDIVNPLQLDLEGDPVPKPFFTRRDRSTGNTYTRFFITGPFETDHKQKLSGWYDEITPEGFVKRRQYSLYWRPIFRFEIELMLREAGLRLLQIEGGHRKEPYTAQSPRMFLTAGKG; encoded by the coding sequence ATGAATCCGGGATTAGAAAACAACCATACTTCTATTTATTACTACGACAGCGACTATCCGTCCCCTTTTGACACGCTGTTTCCAGAGAATTTCGATGCGATCACCGAATACCAGGGACTCGCTTTCGATATTGAAAGGTACCGTGAGCTTGCAAAAATAACGGGCGGACCTGTCCTGGAACTTTGCTGCGGGACGGGACGCGTCGCAATTCCACTTGCGCGTGACGGCTTCGGAATTACAGGCGTTGACATCAGTCCGGCGATGTTACAGAAGTTCAAAATTGCTCTGGAAAATGAAGAGGCAGCTGTTCGCAGTCGAGTGACTTTGGTTGAGCAGGACATCACACGTCTTTCGCTGACAGAAAAACGTTTTAAAACTTGCATCATCGCTTTTAACAGTCTCCTTTGCATACCCGATTTCGAGCAGCAATGCGCCGTTTTGCATTCGGCTGCATCTCATTTAGCGGCGGATGGAAGACTGCTGATCGACATTGTGAATCCTCTTCAACTGGATCTGGAAGGAGATCCTGTTCCGAAACCATTTTTCACAAGAAGGGACCGCAGCACCGGCAATACCTATACACGCTTTTTCATTACAGGTCCATTTGAAACGGATCACAAGCAAAAATTGTCCGGCTGGTACGATGAAATTACTCCGGAAGGATTTGTGAAAAGGCGGCAATACTCACTGTACTGGCGGCCCATTTTTCGTTTTGAAATTGAGCTGATGTTGCGAGAAGCCGGACTCCGCCTTCTCCAAATAGAAGGAGGGCATCGAAAAGAACCTTACACCGCGCAAAGCCCGCGCATGTTTTTGACCGCCGGAAAAGGATAA